The sequence GCCCGCGGACCCCGGTGCCGCGCGGATCGTCGTCGACATGGCCGGCGTGGAGTACTGCGACTCCAGCTGCCTGCAGGTCCTGCTGCGCCTCGCCCGGCAGTCGCACCGGGCGGGCGGCCGCTTCGCCGTCGTGTCGGCCGCGCCAGTCGTGACCCGGCCGATCGAACTGCTCGGGCTCGGCGACGTCATGCCCGTGTACCCGACCCTCGAGGCGGCCCGTTCTTCCTGGGGCGAAGCATGACGACCTCCGATATCCGTGTGGGCGGCCCCGGATCCGGGCATGAAGAAGGAGAAGGCCTCTCCGGGGGGTCCGGCACGGCGAAGGAGGCGGTTGTGAAGCTCCGCGATGTGCGGCACGAGCTAGGCATTTCCGCCGAGCTCACCGAGCTGGCCCGGGTCCGCCACTGGGTGCGCTCGGTGCTGTGCGGCCTGCCGGCCAACGTCGTCAGCACCGCCGTCATGGTGGTGGACGAGCTGACGTCCAACGCGCTGCGCCACGGCCGCGCGCCCTACCACGTCCGGCTGCTGCCGGGCGCGGCCAAGCTGCGGATCGAGGTCGACGACGGGGGTGGCGAGGCCGCCCGCCGGCGCGAGCCGTCCGACCACGGCGGCCGCGGGCTCCTGCTGGTGGAGCGCTGCGCCGCGGCGTGGGGCCAGCTGCGCCGGCCCAGCGGCAAGACCCTCTGGGCCGAGCTGGTCACCGATCCGGGCCCGGCCGGAGCCCGTGGCTGACCGCGCGCGCACCGCCGCCCCGGTCGACGACGGACGGGAGTGGGCCACCGCCCCCATCGCGGCACTGGTCGTGGACGGTTCCGGTGTGCTCCGGTCGCTCAACGAGGCCGCCCGCCTGCTCTTCCCGGCCGCCGAGCCGGGCCGCCCGCTCGACGGCACCGTCGCGGACTGGCTCATCGCCAGCCGCGCTTCCGACGGGATCGCCCGCGGCGAGGTCGGCACGAAGTCGTTCGCCGCGTACCCGATCCCGCACGGCGACGCCGTGACGTGGTGGCTCGTCGACGAGACCGACGCCCGCTCGGCCCGCGAGGCGCTGGCGCGGGAGCAGGAGCGGACCGCCTTCCTGAGCGACGCTTCGGCTGCCCTGCTGGGCTCGCTCAACCTCGAACGCTGCATGGAGGTCGCCGCGCGGCTGGCCGCGCAGCACCTCGCCGACGCCGCGCTGATCCTGGCCCCCGGCCACGGCGGCATCTTCCCCGCCGTCTCCTGCGTCCGCGGCGGCGAGCCGATCCGGTCCCGGCTGGCGATCGACCCGGACGAGCTGCCCGGCCTCGGCGAGGCCCTGCAGGGCTTCCCGCCGGTGCCGTCGCGCTGGCTCGACCCGGACGCGGCCCCCGGCTGGGTGCTGCCGGACGGCTTCGGCCCGGTCGGCTCGATCGTCGTGACGCCGCTGCCGGGCCACGGCGTCCCCGCCGGCGCGCTGGTGCTGCTGCGCCGCGGCGACCGGGCGTCGTTCACCGGCCAGGAAGAGCTCTTCGCGCGGCTGTTCGCGGCCCGCGCGGGCGCGGCGATGTCGGCGGCCCGGGTGTTCGCGCTGCAGGCGTCCATCACCGACACGCTGATGCGCGAGCTGCTGCCGCCCACCCTCGAGCAGCTCGGCGGGGTCGAGTTCGCCGGCCGCTACCGCCCGGCCCGCGACGGCGAGCGGATCGGCGGCGACTTCTACGACGTCCATTCGGCGATCACCGCCGACGGCGACGAGTCGCTGGCCGTGCTCGGCGACGTCTGCGGCAAGGGCCTGGACGCCGCGGTGCTGACCGGCAAGATCCGCACGACCCTGCGGGCGCTGCTGCCGATGGCGGGCGACCACCACCGGCTGCTCGACCTGCTGAACCGCACGCTCGGCGACAACGCCGACGCCCGGTACGTCACGCTGGTGCTGGCGTCCGCGCGTCGCGAGGGCGCCACCGTCAAGCTGCGCGTCACCGCCGCCGGGCACCCGCCGCCGTTGGTCGTGCGAGCCGACGGCCGGGTCGAGGAGGCCGATACGCGGGGCAGCCTGATCGGCGTCCTGCCCGAGATCGAGTCGGTGAGCGCCGACGTCACGCTCGACCCCGGCGAGACCTGCCTGCTCTACACCGACGGGATCATCGAGGCCAAGGGCGGGCCGCTCGGGGACGAGATGTTCGGCGAAGAACGGCTCCACCAGGCCGTCGCCGAATGCGCGAACATGCCCGCCGACGCCGTCGTCGAGCGCGTGCAGATGCTCGCCTCGCAGTGGATCGGGCGCGGCACCCACGACGACATGGCCGTGCTGGCGATCACCGCGCCGCGCGGGCAGCACCTCGCCGCCGTCGGCGGGCACGGCCGCGGGCGGTACACCGCATGAGCACCGCGGTGGCCGAGCACGCCGAGCGGCTCTGGGACGCCGTGACGACCGGCGACGAGTACACCGCCGGCGACGTCGTGGTCCAGGCGCTGGGCGCGGGGACCGATCCGGAGAGCGTGCTGCTCGACGTGATCGGTGCGGTGCAGCGGCGGGTCGGGCAGGAGTGGGCGGCCAACCGCCTGACCGTCGCCCAGGAGCACGCGGCGACCGCGATCAACGACCGCGTCATCGCCACGTTCGGCTACCTGCTGAAGCGCCCGGAGCCGCACCTCGGCCGCGTCACGGTCGCGTGCGTCGACGGCGAATGGCACGCGATGCCGGCCCGCCTGCTCAGCGAAGTGCTGCGCCTGCGCGGTTTCCAGGTCGACTACCTCGGCGCGCAGGTGCCCGCCCCGCACCTGGTGGCCCACCTGCACCGGACCGGGCCGGACGCGGTGGCGCTGTCCGGCTCGCTGGCGACCCGCCTGCCGACCGCCCACGCCACGATCACCGCGTGCCAGGCGGCCGCGACCCCGGTCATTGCCGGCGGCGCCGCCTTCGGCCCCGACGGCCGCTACGCACGCCTGCTGGGCGCCGAAGCGTGGGCGCCGGACGCGCGGACGGCGGCCGACC is a genomic window of Amycolatopsis lexingtonensis containing:
- a CDS encoding STAS domain-containing protein; this translates as MTTDAARPRQRYSGDGWSLDSSEDGDLSVYTLRGEFDFAVSAKLADLVPADPGAARIVVDMAGVEYCDSSCLQVLLRLARQSHRAGGRFAVVSAAPVVTRPIELLGLGDVMPVYPTLEAARSSWGEA
- a CDS encoding ATP-binding protein; protein product: MKLRDVRHELGISAELTELARVRHWVRSVLCGLPANVVSTAVMVVDELTSNALRHGRAPYHVRLLPGAAKLRIEVDDGGGEAARRREPSDHGGRGLLLVERCAAAWGQLRRPSGKTLWAELVTDPGPAGARG
- a CDS encoding PP2C family protein-serine/threonine phosphatase codes for the protein MADRARTAAPVDDGREWATAPIAALVVDGSGVLRSLNEAARLLFPAAEPGRPLDGTVADWLIASRASDGIARGEVGTKSFAAYPIPHGDAVTWWLVDETDARSAREALAREQERTAFLSDASAALLGSLNLERCMEVAARLAAQHLADAALILAPGHGGIFPAVSCVRGGEPIRSRLAIDPDELPGLGEALQGFPPVPSRWLDPDAAPGWVLPDGFGPVGSIVVTPLPGHGVPAGALVLLRRGDRASFTGQEELFARLFAARAGAAMSAARVFALQASITDTLMRELLPPTLEQLGGVEFAGRYRPARDGERIGGDFYDVHSAITADGDESLAVLGDVCGKGLDAAVLTGKIRTTLRALLPMAGDHHRLLDLLNRTLGDNADARYVTLVLASARREGATVKLRVTAAGHPPPLVVRADGRVEEADTRGSLIGVLPEIESVSADVTLDPGETCLLYTDGIIEAKGGPLGDEMFGEERLHQAVAECANMPADAVVERVQMLASQWIGRGTHDDMAVLAITAPRGQHLAAVGGHGRGRYTA
- a CDS encoding cobalamin B12-binding domain-containing protein; amino-acid sequence: MSTAVAEHAERLWDAVTTGDEYTAGDVVVQALGAGTDPESVLLDVIGAVQRRVGQEWAANRLTVAQEHAATAINDRVIATFGYLLKRPEPHLGRVTVACVDGEWHAMPARLLSEVLRLRGFQVDYLGAQVPAPHLVAHLHRTGPDAVALSGSLATRLPTAHATITACQAAATPVIAGGAAFGPDGRYARLLGAEAWAPDARTAADRLTRPLPRPHAGHQPLDDLPHLADQEYTLVTRSSGRLVKAVLAGLEERIPAMRDYTDLQRQYTAEDLAHIVEYLATALYVGDEELFTGFLTWTAGILTARGVPATSLVPAIDLLEAEVRDFPRATALLRAARERLTEPAAGSELSA